From a single Carassius gibelio isolate Cgi1373 ecotype wild population from Czech Republic chromosome A18, carGib1.2-hapl.c, whole genome shotgun sequence genomic region:
- the LOC127933793 gene encoding uncharacterized protein LOC127933793: protein MPTKRCYFHPDCRSTLFSLPRDGEVRDQWLKFIFNSVPQNYYPNLALCAAHFTEESFHNLREFNAGFAQRLVLKDRAVPTLKTEAVYGPQATTSQQGASSQELPTTSTLHEVGCQSDPIETETVATEIKPKMRSVGTQLSMGIQAIYYGHDVGTQTTDMFPDVQLSSTPVRGSVFRPSKRPRLVFDEEEESELNVEPTDSTYNPDSVVTEESELAIDPQPDHSDNKYIVFESCLRELFVSCPICKTKCVVQSRRRGTFVAFTQLCEKCNYYRQWQSQPIVGSTPLGNLLLSAATYFTGGSFKQLEKIFKAMKLQMMHFVTFRIHARNFIEPTIIHKWNQDQLNLIRQLQEGGNVAVAGDMRADTPGHSAKFGSYTIMHMETNKILDLQLVQSNEVGGSYHMEKEGLKRCLDKLESHGLAVDYIVTDRHPQIQKYLRDRNITQFYDVWHFEKGLSKKLDKLSKMKDCEVLKKWLHSIKNHVYWSAISSESGPEKVAKWNSLQNHIQNVHVHENHLFPKCEHPDKVSRDPKKWFQPGSIALHKVEKLLYNKRVLKDIEKLSHNFQTSSLEAFHSLILRFAPKNVIFPFIGMLCRLYLAAMHYNENANREQATTTEGQAVYKFVFPKSKKGECTAKPVKIEPTYNYVDDLMSLLLHKVFVDPKPYAEELHAIPIPPPLSSQYEKPSKEEVIAQRVSRFSRGVAGTQHTVPLDQETVGGSG, encoded by the exons ATGCCgacgaaacgctgttattttcatccggATTGCAGGTCCACTTTGTTCAGCCTTCCTAGGGACGGGGAAGTTAGGGATCAAtggttaaaatttatttttaactcgGTCCCTCAAAATTATTACCCAAATCTCGCTCTCTGTGCTGCACATTTTACGGAGGAAAGCTTCCACAATCTTCGCGAGTTCAATGCAGGATTCGCCCAACGGCTTGTCCTGAAAGATAGAGCAGTTCCAACTTTAAAAACAGAAGCTGTTTACGGGCCACAAGCT ACAACATCTCAGCAGGGTGCGAGTTCCCAAGAGCTCCCCACTACATCTACACTTCATGAAGTTGGATGTCAGTCAGACCCTATAGAGACCGAAACTGTAGCCACAGAGATAAAGCCGAAGATGCGATCAGTGGGCACACAACTTTCAATGG GCATTCAGGCAATATATTATGGTCATGATGTGGGTACCCAAACAACTGACATGTTTCCTGATGTGCAGCTGTCTTCAACACCAGTAAGGGGCTCAGTCTTCAGGCCCAGTAAGAGACCTCGTCTGGTGTTCGATGAGGAAGAAGAATCAGAATTAAATGTCGAACCCACTGATTCCACATATAACCCAGATTCTGTTGTCACTGAAGAATCAGAATTGGC GATAGATCCACAGCCCGACCACAGCGATAACAAATACATTGTTTTTGAAAGCTGTCTTCGAGAGCTGTTTGTGTCCTGTCCAATTTGTAAGACAAAGTGTGTTGTCCAGAGCAGACGAAGGGGGACTTTTGTTGCATTCACCCAGCTTTGTGAAAAGTGTAACTACTACAGACAGTGGCAGAGCCAGCCCATTGTTGGGAGTACCCCACTTGGAAACCTGCTATTGTCTGCTGCAACGTATTTTACCGGTGGATCTTTTAAACAACTAGAGAag ATTTTCAAAGCCATGAAGCTCCAGATGATGCATTTCGTAACTTTTAGGATTCATGCCAGGAATTTCATTGAGCCTACCATAATACACAAGTGGAACCAAGATCAACTGAATCTTATAAGACAGCTGCAAGAGGGAGGAAATGTTGCTGTGGCTGGAGATATGCGTGCTGACACGCCAG GACACTCAGCAAAATTTGGCAGCTACACCATTATGCACATGGAAACCAACAAAATTCTGGATCTTCAACTAGTTCAG AGCAATGAGGTTGGTGGAAGTTATCATATGGAAAAGGAGGGATTGAAGCGTTGTCTCGATAAGCTGGAGTCTCATGGTTTAGCTGTTGACTACATCGTCACCGATCGCCATCCGCAGATTCAGAAGTACCTGAGGGACCGCAATATCACTCAGTTCTATGACGTGTGGCACTTTGAGAAAG GTTTATCTAAGAAACTTGACAAACTTTCAAAAATGAAGGACTGCGAGGTGCTGAAAAAATGGTTGCACAGCATCAAAAACCATGTTTACTGGAGTGCGATTTCCTCTGAGTCTGGGCCAGAAAAGGTGGCGAAGTGGAATTCACTGCAGAACCACATACAAAATGTACATGTTCATGAGAACCACCTCTTCCCCAAGTGTGAACACCCAGACAAAGTTTCCAGGGATCCAAAAAAATGGTTCCAACCAG GATCAATAGCGCTCCATAAAGTGGAAAAGCTACTATACAACAAGAGAGTTCTCAAGGATATAGAAAAGCTCAGCCACAACTTTCAGACGTCATCGCTGGAGGCTTTCCACAGTCTGATTTTGCGTTTTGCCCCAAAGAACGTGATTTTCCCTTTCATAGGAATGTTGTGCAG GCTGTATCTTGCAGCAATGCACTATAATGAAAATGCTAACCGTGAGCAGGCAACAACAACTGAAGGACAGGCTGTGTATAAGTTCGTTTTTCCAAAGTCCAAAAAAGGGGAATGCACAGCAAAGCCAGTGAAAATAGAACCAACATACA ACTATGTCGATGACCTTATGAGCCTTCTGTTACATAAAGTCTTTGTGGACCCCAAGCCATATGCGGAAGAGCTGCATGCAATCCCCATTCCACCTCCTCTGTCATCACAGTATGAAAAACCTTCCAAAGAAGAGGTGATTGCCCAGCGTGTGTCACGATTCAGTCGAGGGGTGGCCGGAACCCAACATACTGTCCCGCTGGATCAGGAAACTGTAGGCGGATCCGGTTAA